DNA from Evansella sp. LMS18:
TTTTTAAAACGAACTTATATATTATTATAACATTTCAGCTATTATGGTATAAAACAAACGTTTGAAGAAAATGTGAACTTTAGATAGAGTTCAGTTCCTATTCCATCTTTTTTCAGGAATCTCTGAAGGTTATTTTTCATTATTCCCTGAAAAGTAAAATTTAGTAATTTTTTTGAAGCAGAAAGGAGAATATTCTTCCGATGAACCGTAAAAATTCCCTGCCAGGATTATTGCTGATAGTTGCTGGCCTCTACTTCCTACTTAATCAGTTTAATGTTTCTGTACCATACTCCGATGTTTTATTTACATGGCAGTCTGCCCTGTTGTTTATCGGCCTCATTATGTCCTGGAATGGTTTTTCAAACCGGGACGATAATAAGATGTTCTCAGGCATTATCCTTCTGGGCCTCGGGGTATATTTCCACGGAGTGATGACTTTTGGTTTCTGGTCATA
Protein-coding regions in this window:
- a CDS encoding DUF5668 domain-containing protein, coding for MNRKNSLPGLLLIVAGLYFLLNQFNVSVPYSDVLFTWQSALLFIGLIMSWNGFSNRDDNKMFSGIILLGLGVYFHGVMTFGFWSYHWGYFTFIAGAAFFMKYFVNKREGLVPAAVLIAVSLFALYSGQIMDYLRSTIAGFESFWPFILIIIGVYLLFFKKK